The sequence below is a genomic window from Sphingobium sp. EP60837.
GATGTCGGAGATCGCAGCGGCAACGCATCCGTTTCACAGATGGAAAATGCATCCGGAAACGTGGCCCTGAGCTTAGCGACGCTTTGTTGTGAGAGCGAATAGCCGACCGTAGGGTTAGGGTAGATCCGGGTGAGCGTGGAGGGCGCAAGACCTGAGCGGCGCGCAATCTGGCTTGCTGAAAACCCGGTTTCCTTGATCAGGCAACCGATCAGGCTGCGGGCTCTATCCTGATCCCACTCACCGACAAAAGACATGTGTATGCGCCCGTTTTCTTAGCGCGACAGCCAACCACGACCAGATGCGGCCGTCGTCCGTCGCGCCAGCATCATTATGCGCTTCGATCATTCCGGCGCAAACTATAATAGCGCAAATTTGCAAGTGCATATTTGCGCAAATGCATCAGAAAAATTGCGGTTCGGCATACCGGTATATTGCGGCTGCGACCACTTCTGTCATTCTTGAGGGCGCAAACTCACAAAAAAGATTTGCACGGCTTTCGGTCTGGACATAGATGTTTGCGCATGTTGCGCATATTTGCGCAACTGCAGGTGTCATGGGGGGAGTTCCGAACAGTATCAGCGCAAAGCCTTTTGCGTACGCGAAAGCACTGGCGCCCGTCGTTTGCCGCTCATCTGCCTGAGAATCGCAGCCAATAGGGGTTTTGAATGAATAAGAAGTCGAGGTTCAACCGGATGCTGCTGTTGTCAGCCTCCATACCAGCGGCGGCTCTGCTCGCAAACGCTGGTGGTGCATTGGCGGCTCCCGCCACAGTGAACGTGCCGACCGGCGCAGGGACCGGAGCAGCCGTAAACGCCGACATCGCTACGGCCGTCACCACGCCAGCCAATCCCGACCTCACGGTTACGATTGCCAGCGGCGCGGATATCAGCGGCGCGAGCGTCGGCTATGATTTCGTTGCGGGAGGCTTTGCGGCGGGTCAGGGCGACGGCGCTGTAAACCTCACCAATGATGGTCGCGTAACCGGCCTGAGCTTCGGCGGCGTGGGTGCGGCAAGTGCCGCCAACAGCTTCACCGCCACCAACAATGGTGAAGTCGTCGGCAGCGTAAGCGCGACGGACTTTGGCGGCGCGGTATCGGTTACCAACAATGGCACTGTAGGCGGCAGCGTTGTCGGCTCTGGCTTTGGTGACGTCACACTCGCAAACGGCCTGGCCGGCGAAGTGGGTGGCAGCCTTATCGGGCAGACGCTCGACGCCGCCAACGTCTCGATCACCAACGCGGGCACTGTCGATGGCGACCTCGATGGATCGGCCACCACCGGCACCGTCAGCATCGCCAACACCGGCGATGTTGCAGGCAGCGCCTTTGCCTCGACCAGCGAAGGGGCGATCTCCGTTACCAACGCCGCGTCTGGCCGCATCAGCGGCGATGTGTCCGCGGTATCCGAGTCCGGCGAGATCACGATCGCCAACAACGGCCAGGTCTTGGGTCAGACTGACGCGTTCAGCCGCAATACGACCTTCACCTCGACCGGTCCGACGAGCACGGTTTCGGGCACCACCACGACCACCCAGTCGAGCACTTCGCAGCAGACCGTCGGCGGCGATATCGATGGCACTTATGCGGGCATCAATGGCTCGCTGAACTTCGGTGCTGGCAATGACGGCAGCATCACTCAGGTGAGCGGCACGAACAGCACGGCGACCGTGACGGGCACCGTATACGGCGACATCTACTCCGAAGCGTCTGGCTCTTCGTTTGCTACGCAGAACGTGGCTGTGTCGACCGATTCGCGCGACGCGGCGGGCACCGGCTCGGTCGTGAACAGCAGCAACAACACCTTCAATGTTTCGTCGACCGGCGGCACGAGCACGGTCAACATCTCCGGCACGGTTGCCCCAGGCGATTCGGGCCGCAATGGCGATGTTGCCTCTCGCGGCGATACTGCAAGCGCAGTCAATATTAACGGCGGCAAAGTGTCGGGCAATGTCTCCTCGACCAGCCAGGGTATCGCTTTCAATGGGGCAACCACCTCCGAAGACACCGACACCTATGACGCAGGCGTTTTCCAAGGTTCCACCTCGGTAAACGGCACGCAGTTCAATCAGGTGCAGGCAGGCGGAGACGCGGCCGTCTCGCTTCAGGGAAGCAGCTTGGTCAGCGGCAATGTCAGCGTCATTGGTGGCGCGTCTGCCTCGGCAGCAATCGGCTCGGCAGCCAAGGTTGAGCAGGATGTGTTCGTCAGCACGGCTGTTCCGACTGGCCCGTTCTTCTTCACCGTAGGCGATGCTTCCTTTGCGACGTCCAGCACGCGGACGACGGACGCGGCGGGAGACGGCACTCAGGTCGATACTTCGCTGTTTACGGTGTCAGCGCCAGCTGTTGCTGCCAATGCCACGCTCGACAATGCCGGGCGAATTGATGGGGATGCGACCGTCGCAGCGGGCTTCGGCAACGCCACGGCGACCATCACCGGCACTGTTGGCGGCTCGGTGAACGCCAGCGCGTTCGCGTCCACGTCGAGCAACGGTTCCACTTCTGAATATAGCGTTGCTGGCGGACTCAACACGCTGACGTCGCAAACCGTCACCGACAGCTTCGCAGATGCTGGTGGCCAAGCCGATGTCGTAATCGACACGGCCGCTGCGCTGCAGGGCAAAGGCGTGCCAAGCGTTGCAGGCAATGTCTTTGCTTCGGGCGTCGCTGGCGCTTCGATCACGGTCGGCAGCGGCAGTGTCATCGGGGATGCTGCGACGGGTACGGGCGGCAATCTGTTTGCCAACAGCCTGGGCGAAAGCAGCAGCGATGAGACCGTCACAACCTACGCTGCGGACGGTTTCACGCCCGTGACGGTTGCATCGACCTTCAGCACCACTGCAGTAGGCGGCGCCGCTTCGGTCACCAACAACGGCACCGTTCTTGGCGATGTCGAAGTTCAGGGGCTGACCTCCGCTTCGCTCGTCAACAATGGCGATCTGGGCACCGGCGGCAATGTGTTCAGCGTTTCGGCTCTGGATGCTGAAAGCACTGTCACCTTGACCGACACCAACCCCACAAACGCTGGCATCCGTACCCTCGCGGCTACGGTTGCAGCAATGCCTGTGGGCGGCAACGCCAGCTTCACCAACAGCGGAAACGCCTTTGGCGATGTCGAGCTGGAAGGTTTGACGGGCTCGTTCACCAACAATGGTATCCTGACCGGCGTTACGACGCTTGGTGGCTCGGTGTTCAGCGGATCGGCGACGGTCGATGCGACGATCAACACCACCGATGTGACTGTGACCCCGATTGCGGCTGCGCAGACCTATACGGTCGATCAGAATGGTGTGTCGGGCGGTTTCAACGTAGCCGGCGCCGTTTCGACGCAGAGCGAGGTGGCGTCGGCGCTGTCTTCGCTTCTTTCGCCGGCGGTTCCGCTCGATGCATCGCAGGTCGATCCGGCTGCGTTCAACCTGACCGTGGGTGGCGAGGCTGCCATCAAGATCGCCGACATCAAGGCGACGATCAACCTCAACAACGGTTCGATCACGCTAGGCGACATTGACGCGCAGCGTGACGACAGCGGGGCCTTCCTGACCGACACGACCGTCAACCTGAATGGTAACGGCTTCCTTGGTGCAAGCGAGCTCCGGTCGGCCGATGCGACCACGCCCGCCAACTTCTCGCCGGCTGCCACGCTGCCGGAAGAAGCGGAAGGCCTGTTCGGTCCTACTGCGGTTCGCGTCTTGGGCGTCAACACGGTCAACAAGACCGGTGCGGGCACCTTCGTGGTGACGGGCGCCGAATATGTCCCGGCTGAAGGGGCTGCCCCTGCCGCCTGGACGATGGATGTCGGCAATCTCAACGTGCAGGCTGGCGAGCTCCAGCTGGACGTTGACGGTTCGGATGATGCTGTCTTCGGCATCAAGGGCAACATCAACAATGATGCCACCCTGGTCCTCGGCCGTCGTGCACCGACCTTCATTCAGACGGTCGGCAACAGCATCGTCACGCCGGGACCCGAAGCGATCAAGGGCATCGAGCTCTATCAGCAGGGCAACTACACCCAGACTGCCAACGGCACGACGGTTGTAGGCGTCAATCCCTCGCTGGTCCGCTTTGGCAACCTGTCCGTCAACGATGGCGGCGCAGCGCCAGAAGTGCTGGGTCCGATCACCGGTGGGGTCAGCGTTCCCTACTTCACCACCCCGACTAATGCCGGTGTCTTCTCGATCCCGTCGTCGGTCACTGTGGACGGTAACCTGAACCTTGCTGGCAAGGTCGCGGTGACGGTGTCGAAGGATAGCCTCTATTCGACGGGCGACGGCTACACGCTGTTCACCTATACCGGCACCGGCAACGTCACCGCCACCGCGGCACCGACGCTCGCCTCACAGTTCGTCACCTTCGGTCTGAAGCATGACGCGACCGCTAAGACCGTTTCGATCGAGGCGACCCGCAACAGCTACGCCACGGGCGCAACCAATCCCAATGCCGCTTCGGCAGCCGTGGGTCTGGACAGCGCGCTGGCTGACGTCATCGCTCGGGTGAAGACGGATGCTGCTGGCGGCAATGGCTTTGCTTCGGTTACGGAGATCGCCAATGCGCAGGACATCGCCAACATCGCTGCTGGTCTCGACTGGCGCCTGAACAGCGCCCAGGCGGCTGAGGTCTTCAACGAGCTTTCCTCGGCGGAGATCTACGGTTCGCTGGCCGCGGTCGATCAGAACGCGGTCTTCAACACCACCGTCAACCGTCTGGCTGCTCGCCGTGGCTATGGTGAGGCGCTGGGCACCCAGATCTGGTTCAACCCGTCGGCCAACTTCGCCAAGACGGGTGGCACCAAGTCGGGCGCGTCGAAGATCAAGACCAACAGCTATGGTGGCGCCTTCGGTCTCGACGTAGCCTATCAGGAAGACGGCGCCTTCGGCATCGGCTTTGGCTATGGTCAGCATGACGTCACTGCCCAGGGTTCGCAGGAAGAGGCGCAGGTTCGCACCTACACCATCGGTGCCTATGCGACCCAGGGCTTTGGCCCCTTCTACGGCAGCTTCCAGCTGGCGTACGGCTTCTCGAAATTTGAAGTCGAACGCGACCTGGACATCCTCGCTCGCACCATTGAAGGTGACTTCAAGGGCAAGCAGTTGGATGCCAGCCTGGAGCTGGGCTACGACTTGACCGCCGGTAGCGGCCTGGTCGTGACCCCCTATGGTAAGCTGGCGCTGCGTCGCTGGTCGATGAACGGCTTCACTGAAGAAGGTGGCGCTGGCATCGGACTGAAGGTGGATCATGCCTCCAAGACCGTCTTCTCGCCTGTTCTGGGCGTGAAGGCCGGGGCTCTGCTCGGTGATGCCGATGGGATCGCCTATCGTCCCTATGCGAAGGTTCAGTACAGCTTCCAGGGCAGCATCGGCAGCGATCGCACGGTCCAATATCTGGGCGGCGGCGACGCCTTCCGCCTGAAGGGCGTGGATCCGGACGGTAACGGACTGATCGAACTGGGCATTGATGCTTCTGTCAACAAGCGCGTCAACCTGTTCCTCTCTGGCGGTTACGGCTTTGGTGGCCACAACAGCCTCGGTCAGGTCCGCGGTGGCATTAGCTTCGGCTTCTGACACAACCAGTAGCAATGGAAGGGCGCGGCGGTTTCGGCGCGCCCTTTCGTTTGCTTGCCCGCCTTGCTCTCCCGCGCGCGGGGTGGACGATAGCTACGTCCACCGCTGCACTGGAACGTGGAAGAATTCTGCTGCGTCCAAATCTGTCGCGTGACTTATTCACACCCCATCGAGAAATATTGGCGCAGAATCAACGAGTAAACAGAACGTGAACAACTTTGGAACAGGCGCAGAACCTCTCAAGACGATTGCGGGTCTGATTATGGAGAGGCTTGCCCATTACGGGGTTCAGATTTTGACTAACGGGAACGGCGCACTATGCTTTTTCACGCCCTCTCCCGGTCATGTCGGTCGCCCTTGGGTGGCAGGTGAATACGCACAAGGACTGGAAGACGGCGCAACACGAGAGTTGCAGCAACTCGTAAGGGCCTCGCCGATGCTTGCCCGGGCCATCGTAGAGGAACTTACGGTTTCCGGACTGCCCCCGGCCTCCGACTGAACAGCGTCTCTTGGCTCTAACGCGCCAGTCGCATAGCTGCGTATGTACGGGTGAGGCTTTCCTTCTCAGAGACTTTTCGGGCTCTCCCCGCATGATCAGAAAATCAGCATCTGTGATGTCTAGAGAAAATGCCTTAACTTATAGGCAGTTAAATCGATGTAGATGAGAGGCGGAAGCGGCGGCTCAAGCGGGTCGACGCGTTTGGTTAAGGAATGCGCATCAATATGAACAAGATCCCGGTAGCTGCACTTGTCGAGGGCCACATCGTCACACTGGAAGGCGATCGCTTTGTTGATCCGCGGAGTGATGTCGCTGAGCTGACGGCGCCATTGACCGTGGTAGGGCATCATGCCGGGATTCCTACAGCGCAGGATGAACTGCGAGCCTATAAGCTCATCGGCGATAGGAGTGATGTTGCGGCAGAGGATGTTCCTGAGCAGGCCTGCACATTGTTGCTCGTCACGCCGGCGCCCTCGACGAAATTGCTTGTAGCTTATTTTCCTGATGATCAACATGAAGTACCGCTGGATGTCGATGATCAAGACGAGCTTGAATGATTCTTGCGCCGGATGATCCGGGTCCGATCAGGCCCGACGAAGCCTTGGATGTGCGTGTCCTGAAGGTTTTCGACGGCGACGGCTTCCTAGCAAATGTTTGGCACCCACTGCGAGAGGCATGGGTGGAGCGCATCCCTTTCCGGTTGGCGTTCATAGATGCACCAGAAATGGAACAGCCCTTCGGGCCCGAAGCCCGCGACTTTCTGCTCGGGCTGGTAGGTGGCAAAAAGCTTCGTTTGCTTCCGATTGGCAAGGAAGCGACGGGCGGCGTACCTATAGACCCGTATAAACGCCTCCTCTGCATGGCATATTTGACGGAGCAGATGGATGCCGGAAGGGTGGAATATTATCATGAGGGTAAGCGGGGATCTGGCTTGGTGACGAGACCCCGGTGCGTTACCCGCAATATCGAGCTGGAGATGATCGTAAACGGTTGGGCCTGGGTCACAGAGCAATATGCGTTCGACCGCGAAGCGGAATATTTCAATGCACAGGACGATGCCAGGCGGAACCGGCGCGGATTATGGGTGAGCAACAATCCCGATCCGCCGTGGAACTGTAAGCGTCGCCAGAAGCATCGAATGCGGCAAGCGGAGGGGCAGGGGCGACTGATTTAGAGCTGTGCCTCGCTTTCCATATCATCAGACGTTCAGTTCAAGTTGATCCCATTCAATGCCGGCAGCCTTCAACCGCGCAAAAGGGTCAGCATTCTCGTCGTCGAACGACCAACCTTCTGGCATGCGCACTTTCAGGCCGAGCTCGAAGTCGAGGCGCTGTCGTTCAGCTTTGGAGATCATCACGATCTTCAAATGCCGCTCCAACAACTTCGCGACCGCTGACGCATCTGCTCCCGAAGAAAACATCTTCTCGCACTGATTACGAATGAGCGCCAAGGGCACAACATGTTCACGATGGTCAGCGGACGCCCGTGAGCGCCCAGCCATGATTATATGGTTAGGGATCAATGGCTCATCAAGCAAACGCGAGTGACGCCAGTTTTCTTCCCATGACTGATGCATTACCCAAGCAGCTCGTTCAAACACGCGTCTGGTAATTTCTTTTTTGTCGAGTTCAGGTCGCATACTATCCGGCACTATGTAGAAATGATGCCCATTGTAGGTTTGCGTTGGGTTCCGCAAGCCGGCGTATGTCAACATGCTTCAGTTTCAGCTGCTCGAGCATCCGGTTAAAATGTCATCGCGGTCCGCAATTCGGTTAGGATTGAGCTCACAGTGTCTCGATGCTTTTCATTCCGGGCAGCCCAAAGGCGTCGAAGCACACTCTCCTCTATAAAATCGTCGAGTTTCGCGGTTCTCAGCCCAAGGACAAAGTCCGAGAGATCTTCCATCGGCGGGCAATCGCCCGCCTGCTGGAGAATGCCAGCGAGTTGCTTCGGTGTCACATCGAACGCAGTCACGCCCACGTCGTGGACCGCAACCTCTAGGCCAGCGCTCATGAGGACGATCGACAGCACCGAATTTATAGCCGTGCCACGCCAGGTGATGACGTGGGTGTCTCGCGCCGCGGGGATGAGTGCGCGCCGATGGAGGCCGAGTTCGCGAAACGCGGTGCGCCCCTGCAGGAGGAACTTCTTTCCGGCTGCATCGAGATATGCGGGGATCTCGTGGTCAGACAGCACCTCCAGCATCGTCGCGGTGACGTGGTCGTGCAGTTGCTCGTTCGCGGGCCGATCGAAGCGAGGCAGCTTCCCGGATCGATGGGGAACAACTTCGAGCACCTTGGCGCGGTCATCGACCGCCTCTACGCGCCATCTACGGCCTGCGAAGCCTACGAGTGATCCTATCCCGAGGACATTGGTGAGCGGAACGGTCCCGAGGGTACGGCCGCTCGAGACAAGGCGCCATTCCTCGTCCGTCTTGAAGACGGCATAGAAGTCGCGCGCCTGGACCAGTTCCTCCCCCGCACGACCGAGCATGAGGATGCCATCTGGCGATTGTTCGAGAAGTTCGAAACCCTGAGGACCAGCCCCGCGGAGCAAATCGGCGTAGTCGGACGGCGCGAAGGCTAGGTAGCTGTCCCGACCGAATAGGAGCTTGTGCGCCGCGGGCGCACGGACGCCGCCCTCGGATGCTATGAGCGAGAGGGTCTGATGCAGAGCCACCGTGGCAAGCGAGGGGTCTTCTGTAGAGGGCTCGACCCAATTCTCCTGCAGAAGTCGGACGCAGGCGACGGCCCTCACCGTTTCGAGGCGTAGCTTGTCCAGCGGATCGGAATCCGGATCGAGATGGTCTTCGCGGACATAGATGCGGAGCACCGCCGGGCTACCGCGACGGCCGCTCCGACCGAGGCGCTGCTTCAGACCGGAAAGCGATCTAGGCGCACCCACTTGGGCGACCGAC
It includes:
- a CDS encoding beta strand repeat-containing protein — protein: MNKKSRFNRMLLLSASIPAAALLANAGGALAAPATVNVPTGAGTGAAVNADIATAVTTPANPDLTVTIASGADISGASVGYDFVAGGFAAGQGDGAVNLTNDGRVTGLSFGGVGAASAANSFTATNNGEVVGSVSATDFGGAVSVTNNGTVGGSVVGSGFGDVTLANGLAGEVGGSLIGQTLDAANVSITNAGTVDGDLDGSATTGTVSIANTGDVAGSAFASTSEGAISVTNAASGRISGDVSAVSESGEITIANNGQVLGQTDAFSRNTTFTSTGPTSTVSGTTTTTQSSTSQQTVGGDIDGTYAGINGSLNFGAGNDGSITQVSGTNSTATVTGTVYGDIYSEASGSSFATQNVAVSTDSRDAAGTGSVVNSSNNTFNVSSTGGTSTVNISGTVAPGDSGRNGDVASRGDTASAVNINGGKVSGNVSSTSQGIAFNGATTSEDTDTYDAGVFQGSTSVNGTQFNQVQAGGDAAVSLQGSSLVSGNVSVIGGASASAAIGSAAKVEQDVFVSTAVPTGPFFFTVGDASFATSSTRTTDAAGDGTQVDTSLFTVSAPAVAANATLDNAGRIDGDATVAAGFGNATATITGTVGGSVNASAFASTSSNGSTSEYSVAGGLNTLTSQTVTDSFADAGGQADVVIDTAAALQGKGVPSVAGNVFASGVAGASITVGSGSVIGDAATGTGGNLFANSLGESSSDETVTTYAADGFTPVTVASTFSTTAVGGAASVTNNGTVLGDVEVQGLTSASLVNNGDLGTGGNVFSVSALDAESTVTLTDTNPTNAGIRTLAATVAAMPVGGNASFTNSGNAFGDVELEGLTGSFTNNGILTGVTTLGGSVFSGSATVDATINTTDVTVTPIAAAQTYTVDQNGVSGGFNVAGAVSTQSEVASALSSLLSPAVPLDASQVDPAAFNLTVGGEAAIKIADIKATINLNNGSITLGDIDAQRDDSGAFLTDTTVNLNGNGFLGASELRSADATTPANFSPAATLPEEAEGLFGPTAVRVLGVNTVNKTGAGTFVVTGAEYVPAEGAAPAAWTMDVGNLNVQAGELQLDVDGSDDAVFGIKGNINNDATLVLGRRAPTFIQTVGNSIVTPGPEAIKGIELYQQGNYTQTANGTTVVGVNPSLVRFGNLSVNDGGAAPEVLGPITGGVSVPYFTTPTNAGVFSIPSSVTVDGNLNLAGKVAVTVSKDSLYSTGDGYTLFTYTGTGNVTATAAPTLASQFVTFGLKHDATAKTVSIEATRNSYATGATNPNAASAAVGLDSALADVIARVKTDAAGGNGFASVTEIANAQDIANIAAGLDWRLNSAQAAEVFNELSSAEIYGSLAAVDQNAVFNTTVNRLAARRGYGEALGTQIWFNPSANFAKTGGTKSGASKIKTNSYGGAFGLDVAYQEDGAFGIGFGYGQHDVTAQGSQEEAQVRTYTIGAYATQGFGPFYGSFQLAYGFSKFEVERDLDILARTIEGDFKGKQLDASLELGYDLTAGSGLVVTPYGKLALRRWSMNGFTEEGGAGIGLKVDHASKTVFSPVLGVKAGALLGDADGIAYRPYAKVQYSFQGSIGSDRTVQYLGGGDAFRLKGVDPDGNGLIELGIDASVNKRVNLFLSGGYGFGGHNSLGQVRGGISFGF
- a CDS encoding thermonuclease family protein, with translation MILAPDDPGPIRPDEALDVRVLKVFDGDGFLANVWHPLREAWVERIPFRLAFIDAPEMEQPFGPEARDFLLGLVGGKKLRLLPIGKEATGGVPIDPYKRLLCMAYLTEQMDAGRVEYYHEGKRGSGLVTRPRCVTRNIELEMIVNGWAWVTEQYAFDREAEYFNAQDDARRNRRGLWVSNNPDPPWNCKRRQKHRMRQAEGQGRLI
- a CDS encoding DEAD/DEAH box helicase codes for the protein MSTFASDAPSYDRLHPEIRRWVRDEGWTGLREIQDTAIRSILGSSSDVIIMAGTASGKTEAAFLPLLTEAAEMTGGGLRLLYVSPLKALINDQFRRLEPLCERLGLPITRWHGDAPQGPKTRLLKAPAGVALITPESIEALLLRRPADATKLFRGVHGIVVDELHAFLQGPRGLHLASLLRRVDRIASGRPRRVGLSATLGDADAACRWMNAVSPQSVTVLRAPKSGPGVRLQIRGYEEPPEAVGIDEIAENGAHDALSQIADHIFANLRGSNNLAFAASRRTVEALADRLRERSERDKVPEEFFPHHGSLSKELRETLETRLKAGDQPTTAVATTTLELGIDLGSVQSVAQVGAPRSLSGLKQRLGRSGRRGSPAVLRIYVREDHLDPDSDPLDKLRLETVRAVACVRLLQENWVEPSTEDPSLATVALHQTLSLIASEGGVRAPAAHKLLFGRDSYLAFAPSDYADLLRGAGPQGFELLEQSPDGILMLGRAGEELVQARDFYAVFKTDEEWRLVSSGRTLGTVPLTNVLGIGSLVGFAGRRWRVEAVDDRAKVLEVVPHRSGKLPRFDRPANEQLHDHVTATMLEVLSDHEIPAYLDAAGKKFLLQGRTAFRELGLHRRALIPAARDTHVITWRGTAINSVLSIVLMSAGLEVAVHDVGVTAFDVTPKQLAGILQQAGDCPPMEDLSDFVLGLRTAKLDDFIEESVLRRLWAARNEKHRDTVSSILTELRTAMTF